A segment of the Nitrosopumilus sp. genome:
GAAGACATCGAAATGCCAGAAAATCTCAAACTAAACACGTTTTTGCAGGAATTTCACTCCGATTGCCCTCATTCCGAATGCAGTTTTGGCTTCTACGGGTTTGCATTTGGTCAGTCCCCGTTTCCAGTCCCAAAAATAGTACAAAATGCGTTGGTCAAAAATGCGGACAGGGGGGCATATGCAGCAGTACCTGGAATTCCGGAGCTTAGAAACGCGATATCAAAATACAACAAGCATTATTTTGGAATGGACATCGCCCCTGAAAGAATCTACGTCGGTCCAGGAACAAAGGAGCTGATATTTAATCTTCTGGAGGCATTGCACGGGACCGTAATCCTGCCCACTCCGGCATGGCTCGGATACTTGCCGCAGATCAGATTCTTGAAGAAGAACTATCACATGCTGCCAACACGTGCAAACAAAAAGTTCTCTCCAAACGATCTTAGAAAGTTGGCGTTAAGACTGCAAGACAGGCAGAAGATACTAATCCTAAACAATCCCCACAACCCGACCGGACTGCTCTATGACAGGTTGGAGCTTGAAGAGATAGCAGACGTATGCAGGGAGCAAAACATCACGGTGATTTCTGATGAGATTTATGCCCAGACCACCTATGACTTTTCAAAATTTGTAAGCATGGGAAAAGTGTATCCCGAAGGCACGTTTGTCACAAACGGACTTTCAAAGTCGCATGCGGCAGGAGGATACAGACTGGGATACGTAATATTCCCACAGCATGCGACTGATTTGAAAAGGCAGTTCAAAAAGATCCTGGCTACAGAATACACTGCAGTCTCTACTCCGATTCAGCATGCAGCAGTTGCAGGATTCGAGTTCAGCAAGGAAATGGACGAATACTTTGAGGTGACTAGAAGCATACATCATATAATGGGAGAATACACACATCACAAGCTTTCAGCAATAGAAGGAGTAAGGACTACAAAACCCAGCGCCACGTTTTATCTGCTGGCGGATTTCAATGTGTTTGCCACGGACTTGCAAAAAATGAACATCATGACTTCACAGAAACTGTCAGAATCCCTGATTCTTCACCCGTATCACACGGCAATCGTGGGAGGAGACAGCCTTGTTTTGGAAAGAACTGACTTTAGTGCAAGGATTGCATATGTTGACTATGACGGGGCTACAGTCTACAAAAACTATCTTGAAAACAAGCCAAAGACAAGCTCAGAAAAACTCGAGTTTGTGAAAAATAATGCGCCAAAGGTGGTAGTAGGATTGGAAATGATTGACATGTTTTTCAACAGTATGAGAAAAGGCACTCCGCCAAAGATGCAAATTCAGAAAGATTCCACGGCTTAGACCGTGACATGCAACTCAACTCAGTTTAGATTTTAACCGGTCATATTCTTCAAAGGTGATTTCTCCTTTGGCAAGTCTTGTTTGAATGATTTCTTGTGGATTGGAACGCAAGATAGGATCAAGTATTTTTTTTCTTATGATACTTTTATTCAGCAAAATCTGCCTTGTATTGCTGTCAGCTTGTCTTTTTACCAAGTAGACTGCCCCAAACAAAGTTCCCAATGCTGCAATCACCAGAAATATTTGCGCAGCGTCTAGTTTGTCATCTGTACCGCTGGAAGAATCTGTCATGGATGAGGTCTGTACGTCCGGAATAATTTCAACATCCAATATTTCTTTCACTGTTGACCTTT
Coding sequences within it:
- a CDS encoding aminotransferase class I/II-fold pyridoxal phosphate-dependent enzyme — its product is MKFVVDQQVEDIEMPENLKLNTFLQEFHSDCPHSECSFGFYGFAFGQSPFPVPKIVQNALVKNADRGAYAAVPGIPELRNAISKYNKHYFGMDIAPERIYVGPGTKELIFNLLEALHGTVILPTPAWLGYLPQIRFLKKNYHMLPTRANKKFSPNDLRKLALRLQDRQKILILNNPHNPTGLLYDRLELEEIADVCREQNITVISDEIYAQTTYDFSKFVSMGKVYPEGTFVTNGLSKSHAAGGYRLGYVIFPQHATDLKRQFKKILATEYTAVSTPIQHAAVAGFEFSKEMDEYFEVTRSIHHIMGEYTHHKLSAIEGVRTTKPSATFYLLADFNVFATDLQKMNIMTSQKLSESLILHPYHTAIVGGDSLVLERTDFSARIAYVDYDGATVYKNYLENKPKTSSEKLEFVKNNAPKVVVGLEMIDMFFNSMRKGTPPKMQIQKDSTA